In the Perca fluviatilis unplaced genomic scaffold, GENO_Pfluv_1.0 PFLUV_unplaced_scaf_20, whole genome shotgun sequence genome, one interval contains:
- the LOC120555181 gene encoding bryoporin-like codes for MASPGLTYRKCTIEIENKCSEFTLCNPKVHIFSGTCESPLPPTLAPSESGKAQFNKTSYSARGAVGVFTYDLQNKSEEECLEKVAIMFSVPFDYMLYSNVYAVGVFDNNKTCDGSLFEEMCYNKQSTHTLKEFVRGDAKGSSLTHKGRHVTLRATMSDSATSVVKVQVSSS; via the exons ATGGCAAGTCCAGGTTTAACCTATCGCAAGTGCACCATTGAGATTGAGAATAAGTGCTCTGAGTTCACCCTGTGTAACCCGAA GGTGCACATTTTCAGTGGAACCTGTGAAAGTCCTCTGCCACCAACACTTGCCCCGTCTGAATCTGGCAAAGCTCAGTTCAACAAGACTTCTTACTCGGCACGTGGAGCTGTTGGAGTCTTCACTTACGATCTCCAGAATAAGTCTGAAGAGGAATGCCTTGAAAAAGTGGCTATCATGTTCTCTGTCCCTTTTGACTACATGCTCTACTCTAATGTGTACGCAGTGGGAGTCTTCGACAATAATAAAACATGTGATGGCAGCCTTTTTGAAGAGATGTGTTACAACAAACAGTCTACCCACACCCTCAAGGAGTTTGTCAGAGGGGACGCTAAAGGCTCCAGTCTGACTCACAAAGGTAGACATGTAACCCTCCGAGCCACCATGTCAGACAGTGCCACATCGGTCGTCAAGGTACAGGTGTCTTCTTCTTAG